The genomic interval AATCAACACTTGCGATAGTAAATCTCGAAGAATGAAACGGGACAGCCATTCGATAGGATCGATGGATTCGCCAAGTCATTCTGTGGTTCATTTGTCATGCTCGGGTGTGACTGCCAAGCATGAATCGCTTCCACTCACCCGAGTCCGTCTGTATCTCGCTGATGAACAACCAGGTATCGGCGTCGATGGTCTCGATCGTGTCGCGATACTTGCCCAGACCGCTGCCATCGAACTTGGGGCCTTCCGAATAGAGCGGCAACCGATTGCCCGCCGGATCGAGGACACCATGATAGGGCCAAATATTCGCCATCATGGACCCGATGAATGTTCCGACATACTGATTCTGTGTCGGATCAAAGCCTAGAGTCATGATGGACGACCACTGCCCGTCCGGCGAATCCCCACTGCTTTCGCAGATCAACCACAATCCGCCAAGCGACCGGCAATTCATCAGCCCTTGAGCAGACGTCTTGCTGCCGTCCGGCATTTCGCACTCGTGCTCAAATTTCCACTGTCCGACCAATCGGTCGAGCCAGACGTGTTCCTGTTGTGGTTTCGAAAACATTTTTCAACTCCGATACGGATAGAATGGCAATGAATGCCCGTTTTGCGTCACTTCTGTACATGGTCGATCCAACCAAGCCAGAATCGACAACCTCTTCCATGAAGTCAGCCATTCTTGCAAAGAAGTGCCCCGTCA from Stieleria varia carries:
- a CDS encoding DUF1579 domain-containing protein → MFSKPQQEHVWLDRLVGQWKFEHECEMPDGSKTSAQGLMNCRSLGGLWLICESSGDSPDGQWSSIMTLGFDPTQNQYVGTFIGSMMANIWPYHGVLDPAGNRLPLYSEGPKFDGSGLGKYRDTIETIDADTWLFISEIQTDSGEWKRFMLGSHTRA